ACACGCACAGCAAAGATGATCCAAACAATAACTCTGCTCTACGTGGAGTGGACCAGCAAATCGATGCTGACTGATTAGAAGCAGTTTCATCAGAACACAATTCCATAGGAATTCTGGCTGCATGGATGGTGGCAGGAGATGCTGACGAAGCGAGTGCCCGTTCCGGACGATCACTGCTGCGAGTTCTGGTGTAGCAGGTTTTGCAGGGATTTATGGTTTTGCACAGCAGCTACCACATCCTCGTAGAGAGTGTTCACGCTGATGCACAGCGGTTGATGTTGTAGCTCTGTCAGCTTGCAGACAGCCAAAGTACAGAGGatgcacagcagcaccagcagcaggaccctcaGCACTGACCGTGACCAGGAGTGCTTGTGCCGGGGCGGCTGAGGAGGACGAGAACTGGAGGCAGGCTCTGTAACAAGAACGTTTGCAAGATCAAGAATGTGAGGATTTAGTCAAATATCTTTAACAATTACATGCAGAAGCATGCTGCTCAGGTAACGTGCTTTAGCCTGTGCTACGGTTGTCTTTTCTCATGAATCCTCATCACTTAACTCTGgtcaataaataaatgcacaaaaTCTCCCCACTTACATGAGAAGTTTGAGATTTTCACTTCTGCCCATGGAAGTAAAGGCAGTAAAGCATCTCTGTGTTGCACAAGATCTGTTTTTAACGATATAGTTCAGTACATCTAAGAAGAAAGGAGTGGAGGGAGGTTCTCAGGAACACTTGCTTAACTACAAAATTCAGAAAGTTCTTCAGTTCATCCCGGATACTGCAGCACTGTTCCTCAGCTACAGCTGTCCACCTGTAAGGCTTCTAACAAGCTCTACTGCTGTGCTGTTTCCACACCACTCTTGCTCTCTCTCAGTACCTGGACTGCATAAAAGCAAATCTGGCATCAAAAATAGGATGCAGACTAAAAATATGTTGCAGTTCTATAGCAGTGGTCTTATTCATTCTCCTCTGCTTATTTTGCCTACGCAGTGCTCAAGGCATACATTAAATTATCACACTACAGTCTTTATTTGGACTCACTGTGGATGCTACTTACTTCGAGTTTGCACGgtttcttttttagttttcttttccatctcctGTTTTGCAGCTCTCTGAGCATCGTACTCCCGTCTTCTGCgttccttttcctctgccttctctcGCTTCCTCAGTTCCCTTTCTTGAGCCTCCCTGGCTCGCTGTTCAGCTTCACGCTTCTTCTCCATTTCTGGGGATTAATAGGaagttttttcctttaatttaaagAGTTGTTATTGCCTTCTTCTTTATTATCTGCTTATCTGTTCCCAGTTGGAACGAGGAAGCAAATCCCTGCACACaatcctgggcaacctgctgtagcaTGGGGACTGCACCCTTACACCCTTagccattctttgattctgtgaaattaaataaCCCCTGTGGTggacttttgttttgttgcttgtttttgttgctgttttttattaCATATCTTCCATCTTGCTACCTCAAATTTAGGCTTCCcttaaaataaatcctgtgCTCTTCTTTCATATACTTTATGTGCAACCCATAGAACGTTCCAGCTGGGGACCTAACATGTCCCACTCCTGGGCGTGTTCAAGGCCAcgctggatggggctttgagcagcctggtccaGTGGAagttgtccctgcccatggatttttgaggtccctttcaacccaaaccattctaagATTCTGTTGTTGAGACAACAAATAGCACAGTGATCCCAGACTATCTTTCTCCCTCTGGCCCTCCTACCCTAGGACTCCCTGGTAGTCACAAACACAAAATTCTGACAGTTCCAAATAGTTGCTAGCTGGCAATCAATATATATGGGCATGTTAAAGATTGGGAACAGAACTCAGCAATGTGTGTGTGAGAACTTAGTGCTTACCTCGCTCTGCTTGGAGCTTCCGTTGTCTTTCTTGGTCCTGCTCAGACTGGATCACTTTCATATGCTGCAGTACCTTCAAGGCCCAAGAAAACAACCTGAGAGCTCTGCAGAAGGCTCATTGCGTAGCCAGTTCAAAACAGAACCGTTGGAGCGTAGCTGAGGACAGTCGGCTGGGTCTAACCAAGCCCTGAGTTTGCACACAGCTGCCTTAGCCCTGCAGGTACAGCTCTGAAGAGAGCTCAGACCTTCCTGCATGAACCTCTGCAGTTAAGAAGCAGGTCTGGGTGTCAGAAGAGCAAACGTGGCAAATGATGCTAGCTGATACAGAGGATCACAGAACGATTTTGGTTTCAGCAAACTGAATTCCTGCAAGGAACAGCACGACAAGGCAGTGGCACAGGCACAGATTTTTACCTCTTCTTGCTCCACAGCTCCCAGCAATAACTATTTACATGACCCTATAGTTTGCCAGAAC
The genomic region above belongs to Anser cygnoides isolate HZ-2024a breed goose chromosome 19, Taihu_goose_T2T_genome, whole genome shotgun sequence and contains:
- the LRRC59 gene encoding leucine-rich repeat-containing protein 59 — its product is MARGGGKAGSLKDKLDGNELDLSLCDLSEVPVRELAALPKATILDLSCNNLISLPSDFCSLMHLVKLDLSKNRLQQLPLDFGRLVNLQHLDLLNNRLVTLPVSFAQLKNLKWLDLKDNPLDPVLAKVAGDCLDEKQCKQAAVRVLQHMKVIQSEQDQERQRKLQAEREMEKKREAEQRAREAQERELRKREKAEEKERRRREYDAQRAAKQEMEKKTKKETVQTRKPASSSRPPQPPRHKHSWSRSVLRVLLLVLLCILCTLAVCKLTELQHQPLCISVNTLYEDVVAAVQNHKSLQNLLHQNSQQ